Proteins from a single region of Macrotis lagotis isolate mMagLag1 chromosome 2, bilby.v1.9.chrom.fasta, whole genome shotgun sequence:
- the PBXIP1 gene encoding pre-B-cell leukemia transcription factor-interacting protein 1 isoform X4 — MESSSPESDNSWVIAGSEGCLPVETLGTESQTAPQTPTDEPPGTLEREASAVHKNPPVQPGACPPEERDTKVSLESNEKNLNLPSPDEEQTKVEQPEDTEPTELESKILDPREPSSPKSDPWSSKADKVDEEFSYSSSEDDLDVEGLRRRRGRESSPPLSPTSLGVHDQVSSEGGSGELGLTLNTCLLGALVLVGLGFLFFSGPADNLEAQVIPESASQDIEEIQAQKEELQNLLHKHPGLEEENERLRETLQQREESQQVLESEMQELRSRLGGLEETYSRGTDGACSSQGAGTAPQEAAPGLTESQGFLKQKEQLEAEAQMLRRELEKQRLLLSSVQRDLERSLHESGLGDKDRADLAELGRRLAVELQGAESWGSKEGQPPRGPTNTSKVWGQGTHFTSPKEPSQKEKWKDRQGDHKAEKWKRKKEESAGERKKSLRGKGDGESVERWKDEKVGTAELRGKNAREWRGSKEHAKKNWGGSRGNEEPHPSSDGQKPKTPREGAKGVSPGQHDPQLAWKRVLDHKYRMPQGCSGVVECARQEGLSMFGVELTPVRKQELASLLQKYLARLPWGQRLPEPLPFLSTYFSDDGFFRHDRLRFWDFVETMEDSLEEAAVRETGDDDEVDDFEDFIFGHFFGDKAVRKRSGKKNKYQKGPRSSGPKERPINYREG; from the exons ATGGAGTCCTCCAGCCCGGAGTCTGATaatagctgggtgattgctggctCTGAG GGATGTTTGCCAGTAGAGACCCTAGGCACAGAATCTCAGACAGCCCCACAGACTCCAACAGATGAGCCTCCAGGAACCTTGGAGAGAGAGG CATCTGCTGTTCATAAGAACCCTCCTGTCCAGCCGGGTGCCTGCCCACCAGAGGAGAGAGATACCAAG GTTTCCCTGGAGAGCAATGAGAAGAACCTGAATCTCCCAAGTCCAGATGAAGAACAAACCAAGGTTGAGCAGCCAGAGGACACAGAACCGACAGAGTTGGAATCAAAAATCCTGGATCCCAGGGAACCGAGCTCTCCAAAGAGTGATCCCTGGTCCTCTAAAGCAG ATAAGGTTGACGAGGAATTCAGCTACTCCAGTAGTGAAGATGACCTGGATGTGGAGGGCCTAAGGAGACGTCGGGGCCGGGAATCCAGCCCACCTCTTTCTCCAACATCCTTGGGTGTGCATGATCAAGTCAGCAGTGAAGGAGGAAGTGGGGAGCTTGGGCTCACCCTGAACACTTGTCTTCTTGGAGCACTGGTCCTTGTAGGGCTTggcttcctcttcttttctg GGCCAGCGGACAACTTGGAGGCTCAAGTGATCCCAGAGTCTGCATCTCAGGACATTGAGGAGATCCAG gCTCAGAAGGAAGAACTCCAGAACTTGCTACACAAACATCCAGGGCTGGAGGAGGAGAACGAGAGGCTCCGGGAGACCCTGCAGCAACGAGAGGAGTCCCAGCAGGTGTTGGAGTCAGAGATGCAAGAGCTCCGGAGCCGCCTTGGAGGTCTGGAGGAGACTTACTCCAGGGGGACCGATGGGGCCTGCAGCAGCCAAGGTGCAGGGACGGCCCCCCAGGAGGCAGCCCCTGGGCTGACTGAGTCCCAGGGCTTCCTGAAGCAGAAGGAGCAGTTGGAGGCTGAGGCCCAGATGTTGCGTAGGGAACTAGAGAAGCAGAGGCTGCTGTTAAGCTCTGTGCAAAGGGATCTGGAGAGGAGTCTTCATGAGTCAGGGCTGGGAGACAAGGACCGGGCTGATCTGGCAGAGTTGGGGAGGAGGCTGGCTGTGGAACTTCAGGGGGCAGAGAGCTGGGGCTCTAAGGAGGGCCAGCCCCCCAGAGGTCCCACTAACACCTCCAAAGTCTGGGGGCAAGGAACCCACTTCACCAGCCCTAAGGAGCCCAgtcagaaggaaaaatggaaggataGGCAAGGGGATCACAAGGCAGAGAAGTGGAAACGCAAAAAGGAAGAATCTgctggagagaggaagaagagtttAAGGGGCAAAGGAGACGGGGAGTCAGTAGAGAGGTGGAAGGATGAGAAAGTAGGCACAGCAGAATTGAGGGGCAAGAATGCTAGGGAATGGAGAGGGTCAAAGGAGCATGCCAAGAAGAACTGGGGAGGTTCAAGAGGGAATGAGGAGCCCCACCCATCCTCAGATGGGCAGAAACCCAAGACCCCTAGGGAAGGGGCCAAGGGGGTCAGCCCTGGCCAGCATGATCCCCAGCTGGCTTGGAAGAGGGTGCTGGACCACAAGTATCGCATGCCTCAGGGATGCTCAGGTGTAGTGGAGTGTGCACGCCAAGAAGGGCTGTCTATGTTTGGTGTGGAGTTGACTCCAGTTCGGAAGCAAGAACTGGCATCACTGCTACAGAAATACCTGGCTCGGCTGCCCTGGGGCCAACGGCTTCCAGAACCACTACCCTTCCTCTCCACCTACTTCAGTGATGATGGCTTCTTCCGCCATGACCGCCTGCGCTTCTGGGACTTTGTGGAGACCATGGAGGACAGCCTGGAGGAGGCTGCAGTCAGAGAGACAGGAGATGATGATGAAGTCGATGACTTTGAGGATTTCATCTTTGGCCATTTCTTTGGGGACAAGGCTGTGAGGAAGAG ATCTGGAAAGAAGAACAAGTATCAGAAGGGCCCCAGAAGCTCAGGGCCCAAGGAGAGGCCCATAAACTACCGGGAGGGATGA
- the PBXIP1 gene encoding pre-B-cell leukemia transcription factor-interacting protein 1 isoform X1 — MESSSPESDNSWVIAGSEGCLPVETLGTESQTAPQTPTDEPPGTLEREASAVHKNPPVQPGACPPEERDTKVSLESNEKNLNLPSPDEEQTKVEQPEDTEPTELESKILDPREPSSPKSDPWSSKADKVDEEFSYSSSEDDLDVEGLRRRRGRESSPPLSPTSLGVHDQVSSEGGSGELGLTLNTCLLGALVLVGLGFLFFSGGFSDFEAGPADNLEAQVIPESASQDIEEIQDGLRQPQQAHSPPGNLPNLQSMSLLLDKLAKENQDIRLLQAQLQAQKEELQNLLHKHPGLEEENERLRETLQQREESQQVLESEMQELRSRLGGLEETYSRGTDGACSSQGAGTAPQEAAPGLTESQGFLKQKEQLEAEAQMLRRELEKQRLLLSSVQRDLERSLHESGLGDKDRADLAELGRRLAVELQGAESWGSKEGQPPRGPTNTSKVWGQGTHFTSPKEPSQKEKWKDRQGDHKAEKWKRKKEESAGERKKSLRGKGDGESVERWKDEKVGTAELRGKNAREWRGSKEHAKKNWGGSRGNEEPHPSSDGQKPKTPREGAKGVSPGQHDPQLAWKRVLDHKYRMPQGCSGVVECARQEGLSMFGVELTPVRKQELASLLQKYLARLPWGQRLPEPLPFLSTYFSDDGFFRHDRLRFWDFVETMEDSLEEAAVRETGDDDEVDDFEDFIFGHFFGDKAVRKRSGKKNKYQKGPRSSGPKERPINYREG; from the exons ATGGAGTCCTCCAGCCCGGAGTCTGATaatagctgggtgattgctggctCTGAG GGATGTTTGCCAGTAGAGACCCTAGGCACAGAATCTCAGACAGCCCCACAGACTCCAACAGATGAGCCTCCAGGAACCTTGGAGAGAGAGG CATCTGCTGTTCATAAGAACCCTCCTGTCCAGCCGGGTGCCTGCCCACCAGAGGAGAGAGATACCAAG GTTTCCCTGGAGAGCAATGAGAAGAACCTGAATCTCCCAAGTCCAGATGAAGAACAAACCAAGGTTGAGCAGCCAGAGGACACAGAACCGACAGAGTTGGAATCAAAAATCCTGGATCCCAGGGAACCGAGCTCTCCAAAGAGTGATCCCTGGTCCTCTAAAGCAG ATAAGGTTGACGAGGAATTCAGCTACTCCAGTAGTGAAGATGACCTGGATGTGGAGGGCCTAAGGAGACGTCGGGGCCGGGAATCCAGCCCACCTCTTTCTCCAACATCCTTGGGTGTGCATGATCAAGTCAGCAGTGAAGGAGGAAGTGGGGAGCTTGGGCTCACCCTGAACACTTGTCTTCTTGGAGCACTGGTCCTTGTAGGGCTTggcttcctcttcttttctg GTGGTTTCTCTGACTTTGAGGCTG GGCCAGCGGACAACTTGGAGGCTCAAGTGATCCCAGAGTCTGCATCTCAGGACATTGAGGAGATCCAG GATGGACTGAGGCAGCCGCAACAGGCTCATTCACCCCCTGGAAATCTCCCAAACCTCCAGTCCATGAGCCTCCTGCTGGACAAGCTGGCCAAGGAGAACCAAGACATCCGGCTCCTTCAGGCTCAGTTGCAG gCTCAGAAGGAAGAACTCCAGAACTTGCTACACAAACATCCAGGGCTGGAGGAGGAGAACGAGAGGCTCCGGGAGACCCTGCAGCAACGAGAGGAGTCCCAGCAGGTGTTGGAGTCAGAGATGCAAGAGCTCCGGAGCCGCCTTGGAGGTCTGGAGGAGACTTACTCCAGGGGGACCGATGGGGCCTGCAGCAGCCAAGGTGCAGGGACGGCCCCCCAGGAGGCAGCCCCTGGGCTGACTGAGTCCCAGGGCTTCCTGAAGCAGAAGGAGCAGTTGGAGGCTGAGGCCCAGATGTTGCGTAGGGAACTAGAGAAGCAGAGGCTGCTGTTAAGCTCTGTGCAAAGGGATCTGGAGAGGAGTCTTCATGAGTCAGGGCTGGGAGACAAGGACCGGGCTGATCTGGCAGAGTTGGGGAGGAGGCTGGCTGTGGAACTTCAGGGGGCAGAGAGCTGGGGCTCTAAGGAGGGCCAGCCCCCCAGAGGTCCCACTAACACCTCCAAAGTCTGGGGGCAAGGAACCCACTTCACCAGCCCTAAGGAGCCCAgtcagaaggaaaaatggaaggataGGCAAGGGGATCACAAGGCAGAGAAGTGGAAACGCAAAAAGGAAGAATCTgctggagagaggaagaagagtttAAGGGGCAAAGGAGACGGGGAGTCAGTAGAGAGGTGGAAGGATGAGAAAGTAGGCACAGCAGAATTGAGGGGCAAGAATGCTAGGGAATGGAGAGGGTCAAAGGAGCATGCCAAGAAGAACTGGGGAGGTTCAAGAGGGAATGAGGAGCCCCACCCATCCTCAGATGGGCAGAAACCCAAGACCCCTAGGGAAGGGGCCAAGGGGGTCAGCCCTGGCCAGCATGATCCCCAGCTGGCTTGGAAGAGGGTGCTGGACCACAAGTATCGCATGCCTCAGGGATGCTCAGGTGTAGTGGAGTGTGCACGCCAAGAAGGGCTGTCTATGTTTGGTGTGGAGTTGACTCCAGTTCGGAAGCAAGAACTGGCATCACTGCTACAGAAATACCTGGCTCGGCTGCCCTGGGGCCAACGGCTTCCAGAACCACTACCCTTCCTCTCCACCTACTTCAGTGATGATGGCTTCTTCCGCCATGACCGCCTGCGCTTCTGGGACTTTGTGGAGACCATGGAGGACAGCCTGGAGGAGGCTGCAGTCAGAGAGACAGGAGATGATGATGAAGTCGATGACTTTGAGGATTTCATCTTTGGCCATTTCTTTGGGGACAAGGCTGTGAGGAAGAG ATCTGGAAAGAAGAACAAGTATCAGAAGGGCCCCAGAAGCTCAGGGCCCAAGGAGAGGCCCATAAACTACCGGGAGGGATGA
- the PBXIP1 gene encoding pre-B-cell leukemia transcription factor-interacting protein 1 isoform X2, whose product MESSSPESDNSWVIAGSEGCLPVETLGTESQTAPQTPTDEPPGTLEREASAVHKNPPVQPGACPPEERDTKVSLESNEKNLNLPSPDEEQTKVEQPEDTEPTELESKILDPREPSSPKSDPWSSKADKVDEEFSYSSSEDDLDVEGLRRRRGRESSPPLSPTSLGVHDQVSSEGGSGELGLTLNTCLLGALVLVGLGFLFFSGPADNLEAQVIPESASQDIEEIQDGLRQPQQAHSPPGNLPNLQSMSLLLDKLAKENQDIRLLQAQLQAQKEELQNLLHKHPGLEEENERLRETLQQREESQQVLESEMQELRSRLGGLEETYSRGTDGACSSQGAGTAPQEAAPGLTESQGFLKQKEQLEAEAQMLRRELEKQRLLLSSVQRDLERSLHESGLGDKDRADLAELGRRLAVELQGAESWGSKEGQPPRGPTNTSKVWGQGTHFTSPKEPSQKEKWKDRQGDHKAEKWKRKKEESAGERKKSLRGKGDGESVERWKDEKVGTAELRGKNAREWRGSKEHAKKNWGGSRGNEEPHPSSDGQKPKTPREGAKGVSPGQHDPQLAWKRVLDHKYRMPQGCSGVVECARQEGLSMFGVELTPVRKQELASLLQKYLARLPWGQRLPEPLPFLSTYFSDDGFFRHDRLRFWDFVETMEDSLEEAAVRETGDDDEVDDFEDFIFGHFFGDKAVRKRSGKKNKYQKGPRSSGPKERPINYREG is encoded by the exons ATGGAGTCCTCCAGCCCGGAGTCTGATaatagctgggtgattgctggctCTGAG GGATGTTTGCCAGTAGAGACCCTAGGCACAGAATCTCAGACAGCCCCACAGACTCCAACAGATGAGCCTCCAGGAACCTTGGAGAGAGAGG CATCTGCTGTTCATAAGAACCCTCCTGTCCAGCCGGGTGCCTGCCCACCAGAGGAGAGAGATACCAAG GTTTCCCTGGAGAGCAATGAGAAGAACCTGAATCTCCCAAGTCCAGATGAAGAACAAACCAAGGTTGAGCAGCCAGAGGACACAGAACCGACAGAGTTGGAATCAAAAATCCTGGATCCCAGGGAACCGAGCTCTCCAAAGAGTGATCCCTGGTCCTCTAAAGCAG ATAAGGTTGACGAGGAATTCAGCTACTCCAGTAGTGAAGATGACCTGGATGTGGAGGGCCTAAGGAGACGTCGGGGCCGGGAATCCAGCCCACCTCTTTCTCCAACATCCTTGGGTGTGCATGATCAAGTCAGCAGTGAAGGAGGAAGTGGGGAGCTTGGGCTCACCCTGAACACTTGTCTTCTTGGAGCACTGGTCCTTGTAGGGCTTggcttcctcttcttttctg GGCCAGCGGACAACTTGGAGGCTCAAGTGATCCCAGAGTCTGCATCTCAGGACATTGAGGAGATCCAG GATGGACTGAGGCAGCCGCAACAGGCTCATTCACCCCCTGGAAATCTCCCAAACCTCCAGTCCATGAGCCTCCTGCTGGACAAGCTGGCCAAGGAGAACCAAGACATCCGGCTCCTTCAGGCTCAGTTGCAG gCTCAGAAGGAAGAACTCCAGAACTTGCTACACAAACATCCAGGGCTGGAGGAGGAGAACGAGAGGCTCCGGGAGACCCTGCAGCAACGAGAGGAGTCCCAGCAGGTGTTGGAGTCAGAGATGCAAGAGCTCCGGAGCCGCCTTGGAGGTCTGGAGGAGACTTACTCCAGGGGGACCGATGGGGCCTGCAGCAGCCAAGGTGCAGGGACGGCCCCCCAGGAGGCAGCCCCTGGGCTGACTGAGTCCCAGGGCTTCCTGAAGCAGAAGGAGCAGTTGGAGGCTGAGGCCCAGATGTTGCGTAGGGAACTAGAGAAGCAGAGGCTGCTGTTAAGCTCTGTGCAAAGGGATCTGGAGAGGAGTCTTCATGAGTCAGGGCTGGGAGACAAGGACCGGGCTGATCTGGCAGAGTTGGGGAGGAGGCTGGCTGTGGAACTTCAGGGGGCAGAGAGCTGGGGCTCTAAGGAGGGCCAGCCCCCCAGAGGTCCCACTAACACCTCCAAAGTCTGGGGGCAAGGAACCCACTTCACCAGCCCTAAGGAGCCCAgtcagaaggaaaaatggaaggataGGCAAGGGGATCACAAGGCAGAGAAGTGGAAACGCAAAAAGGAAGAATCTgctggagagaggaagaagagtttAAGGGGCAAAGGAGACGGGGAGTCAGTAGAGAGGTGGAAGGATGAGAAAGTAGGCACAGCAGAATTGAGGGGCAAGAATGCTAGGGAATGGAGAGGGTCAAAGGAGCATGCCAAGAAGAACTGGGGAGGTTCAAGAGGGAATGAGGAGCCCCACCCATCCTCAGATGGGCAGAAACCCAAGACCCCTAGGGAAGGGGCCAAGGGGGTCAGCCCTGGCCAGCATGATCCCCAGCTGGCTTGGAAGAGGGTGCTGGACCACAAGTATCGCATGCCTCAGGGATGCTCAGGTGTAGTGGAGTGTGCACGCCAAGAAGGGCTGTCTATGTTTGGTGTGGAGTTGACTCCAGTTCGGAAGCAAGAACTGGCATCACTGCTACAGAAATACCTGGCTCGGCTGCCCTGGGGCCAACGGCTTCCAGAACCACTACCCTTCCTCTCCACCTACTTCAGTGATGATGGCTTCTTCCGCCATGACCGCCTGCGCTTCTGGGACTTTGTGGAGACCATGGAGGACAGCCTGGAGGAGGCTGCAGTCAGAGAGACAGGAGATGATGATGAAGTCGATGACTTTGAGGATTTCATCTTTGGCCATTTCTTTGGGGACAAGGCTGTGAGGAAGAG ATCTGGAAAGAAGAACAAGTATCAGAAGGGCCCCAGAAGCTCAGGGCCCAAGGAGAGGCCCATAAACTACCGGGAGGGATGA
- the PBXIP1 gene encoding pre-B-cell leukemia transcription factor-interacting protein 1 isoform X3 translates to MESSSPESDNSWVIAGSEGCLPVETLGTESQTAPQTPTDEPPGTLEREASAVHKNPPVQPGACPPEERDTKVSLESNEKNLNLPSPDEEQTKVEQPEDTEPTELESKILDPREPSSPKSDPWSSKADKVDEEFSYSSSEDDLDVEGLRRRRGRESSPPLSPTSLGVHDQVSSEGGSGELGLTLNTCLLGALVLVGLGFLFFSGGFSDFEAGPADNLEAQVIPESASQDIEEIQAQKEELQNLLHKHPGLEEENERLRETLQQREESQQVLESEMQELRSRLGGLEETYSRGTDGACSSQGAGTAPQEAAPGLTESQGFLKQKEQLEAEAQMLRRELEKQRLLLSSVQRDLERSLHESGLGDKDRADLAELGRRLAVELQGAESWGSKEGQPPRGPTNTSKVWGQGTHFTSPKEPSQKEKWKDRQGDHKAEKWKRKKEESAGERKKSLRGKGDGESVERWKDEKVGTAELRGKNAREWRGSKEHAKKNWGGSRGNEEPHPSSDGQKPKTPREGAKGVSPGQHDPQLAWKRVLDHKYRMPQGCSGVVECARQEGLSMFGVELTPVRKQELASLLQKYLARLPWGQRLPEPLPFLSTYFSDDGFFRHDRLRFWDFVETMEDSLEEAAVRETGDDDEVDDFEDFIFGHFFGDKAVRKRSGKKNKYQKGPRSSGPKERPINYREG, encoded by the exons ATGGAGTCCTCCAGCCCGGAGTCTGATaatagctgggtgattgctggctCTGAG GGATGTTTGCCAGTAGAGACCCTAGGCACAGAATCTCAGACAGCCCCACAGACTCCAACAGATGAGCCTCCAGGAACCTTGGAGAGAGAGG CATCTGCTGTTCATAAGAACCCTCCTGTCCAGCCGGGTGCCTGCCCACCAGAGGAGAGAGATACCAAG GTTTCCCTGGAGAGCAATGAGAAGAACCTGAATCTCCCAAGTCCAGATGAAGAACAAACCAAGGTTGAGCAGCCAGAGGACACAGAACCGACAGAGTTGGAATCAAAAATCCTGGATCCCAGGGAACCGAGCTCTCCAAAGAGTGATCCCTGGTCCTCTAAAGCAG ATAAGGTTGACGAGGAATTCAGCTACTCCAGTAGTGAAGATGACCTGGATGTGGAGGGCCTAAGGAGACGTCGGGGCCGGGAATCCAGCCCACCTCTTTCTCCAACATCCTTGGGTGTGCATGATCAAGTCAGCAGTGAAGGAGGAAGTGGGGAGCTTGGGCTCACCCTGAACACTTGTCTTCTTGGAGCACTGGTCCTTGTAGGGCTTggcttcctcttcttttctg GTGGTTTCTCTGACTTTGAGGCTG GGCCAGCGGACAACTTGGAGGCTCAAGTGATCCCAGAGTCTGCATCTCAGGACATTGAGGAGATCCAG gCTCAGAAGGAAGAACTCCAGAACTTGCTACACAAACATCCAGGGCTGGAGGAGGAGAACGAGAGGCTCCGGGAGACCCTGCAGCAACGAGAGGAGTCCCAGCAGGTGTTGGAGTCAGAGATGCAAGAGCTCCGGAGCCGCCTTGGAGGTCTGGAGGAGACTTACTCCAGGGGGACCGATGGGGCCTGCAGCAGCCAAGGTGCAGGGACGGCCCCCCAGGAGGCAGCCCCTGGGCTGACTGAGTCCCAGGGCTTCCTGAAGCAGAAGGAGCAGTTGGAGGCTGAGGCCCAGATGTTGCGTAGGGAACTAGAGAAGCAGAGGCTGCTGTTAAGCTCTGTGCAAAGGGATCTGGAGAGGAGTCTTCATGAGTCAGGGCTGGGAGACAAGGACCGGGCTGATCTGGCAGAGTTGGGGAGGAGGCTGGCTGTGGAACTTCAGGGGGCAGAGAGCTGGGGCTCTAAGGAGGGCCAGCCCCCCAGAGGTCCCACTAACACCTCCAAAGTCTGGGGGCAAGGAACCCACTTCACCAGCCCTAAGGAGCCCAgtcagaaggaaaaatggaaggataGGCAAGGGGATCACAAGGCAGAGAAGTGGAAACGCAAAAAGGAAGAATCTgctggagagaggaagaagagtttAAGGGGCAAAGGAGACGGGGAGTCAGTAGAGAGGTGGAAGGATGAGAAAGTAGGCACAGCAGAATTGAGGGGCAAGAATGCTAGGGAATGGAGAGGGTCAAAGGAGCATGCCAAGAAGAACTGGGGAGGTTCAAGAGGGAATGAGGAGCCCCACCCATCCTCAGATGGGCAGAAACCCAAGACCCCTAGGGAAGGGGCCAAGGGGGTCAGCCCTGGCCAGCATGATCCCCAGCTGGCTTGGAAGAGGGTGCTGGACCACAAGTATCGCATGCCTCAGGGATGCTCAGGTGTAGTGGAGTGTGCACGCCAAGAAGGGCTGTCTATGTTTGGTGTGGAGTTGACTCCAGTTCGGAAGCAAGAACTGGCATCACTGCTACAGAAATACCTGGCTCGGCTGCCCTGGGGCCAACGGCTTCCAGAACCACTACCCTTCCTCTCCACCTACTTCAGTGATGATGGCTTCTTCCGCCATGACCGCCTGCGCTTCTGGGACTTTGTGGAGACCATGGAGGACAGCCTGGAGGAGGCTGCAGTCAGAGAGACAGGAGATGATGATGAAGTCGATGACTTTGAGGATTTCATCTTTGGCCATTTCTTTGGGGACAAGGCTGTGAGGAAGAG ATCTGGAAAGAAGAACAAGTATCAGAAGGGCCCCAGAAGCTCAGGGCCCAAGGAGAGGCCCATAAACTACCGGGAGGGATGA